In a genomic window of Amblyomma americanum isolate KBUSLIRL-KWMA chromosome 4, ASM5285725v1, whole genome shotgun sequence:
- the LOC144129667 gene encoding uncharacterized protein LOC144129667, whose protein sequence is MEPDAFQSASDNFLKSLSLSATNIEDLQRATSKKIGSTVWKQERRKRLTASLFGTICKMKPTTGCGRTVGDILYKEITSEAIRYGKDHECLALKQIEYDCNVVVKECGLFVDQESPFLGASPDGLIGEDVLVEVKCPYSARDLNPLEGVRAKKIACCEENKNGRLQLKTNSNYWYQVQGQLNIARRRKCLFVLWTKKDISTEVISRNQSFWEDEMLPRLKKCYMHCLLPELVDPRRSRGFPIREPDYILEAQNTRSLKRPLKETSKHDDKKPPRTPIVTRACIFLLSLCPA, encoded by the coding sequence ATGGAGCCTGATGCTTTTCAATCTGCTTCCGACAACttcctgaaatcgctctcgctatCAGCAACCAACATCGAAGACCTGCAGCGAGCAACATCAAAGAAGATTGGATCCACTGTGTGGAAacaagaaaggcgaaaaagattGACGGCATCATTGTTTGGTACTATTTGTAAAATGAAGCCAACGACGGGATGTGGGCGGACAGTTGGTGACATCCTGTACAAAGAAATAACTTCCGAAGCGATTCGGTATGGAAAGGACCACGAGTGCTTAGCACTCAAGCAAATCGAGTATGACTGCAACGTCGTGGTGAAGGAGTGTGGCCTGTTTGTTGACCAAGAGAGCCCCTTTCTTGGCGCTTCCCCGGACGGACTCATTGGGGAGGACGTTCTTGTTGAAGTCAAGTGTCCGTACTCAGCGAGGGACCTTAATCCGCTGGAAGGAGTTCGCGCCAAAAAAATAGCGTGTTGTGAGGAAAACAAGAAcgggagattgcagctgaagacaAACAGTAATTACTGGTATCAAGTGCAAGGACAGTTGAATATTGCTCGCCGTAGAAAGTGCTTGTTTGTTTTGTGGACCAAAAAAGACATCAGCACTGAGGTCATATCCAGGAATCAATCGTTTTGGGAGGACGAGATGTTGCCGCGGCTCAAAAAATGTTATATGCACTGCTTGCTGCCTGAGCTCGTGGACCCAAGGAGGAGCCGTGGCTTTCCAATTCGTGAGCCTGATTACATTCTCGAAGCACAAAACACACGGTCGCTCAAGCGACCATTGAAGGAAACGTCGAAACATGACGATAAGAAACCACCTAGGACACCCATTGTGACTAGAGCGtgtattttccttctttcactgtgtCCTGCGTGA